From the Phyllopteryx taeniolatus isolate TA_2022b chromosome 16, UOR_Ptae_1.2, whole genome shotgun sequence genome, one window contains:
- the arhgap17b gene encoding rho GTPase-activating protein 17b isoform X4, giving the protein MKKQFNRMRQLANQTVGRAEKTEVLSDDLLQIERRMELVRFMSHNAHKRLVSCLQGQLGTDTEKRHKKLPLTALSQAMQEGGAQLGDESLIGKMMDVCGEAESRLASELMQHEVQIERDVLDPLNALAEVEIPNILKQRKQLAKLVLDYDSAKTRWYQATKSSNQAMAAKVDPLKDEMDEALNKVEMCKDQLSADMYNFASKEGDYARHYLMLLEAQADYHRRSLAALEQAIPSIQLQQDSWTEKPAFGTALEEHLKRSNRDIALPIEACVMMLLETGMKEEGLFRIAAGASKLKKLKAALDCSTSQLEEFYSDPHAVAGALKSYLRELPEPLMTFGLYDEWTQASNVSDPDKRLQALWVTCDRLPKTHKANFRYLVKFLAKLAQERDVNKMSPSNIAIVLGPNLLWAKTEGTLAEMAAATSVHAVAIIEPIIQHADWFFPEEVDFDVSGMFAMPVHPAASDPELERKRPGSLVGQDGDAHPPRKDRRRPGPKGGQTSVDPGGDGGPTSGAPRRPRPTGGEHLVVSGTSYQLGAARLFCDAFVTICRQA; this is encoded by the exons ATCGAGAGGCGCATGGAGCTGGTGCGCTTCATGTCGCACAACGCGCACAAGAGGCTGGTGTCCTGTCTGCAGGGCCAGCTGGGCACCGACACGGAGAAGAGACAC AAAAAGTTGCCCCTGACGGCGTTGTCTCAGGCCATGCAAGAGGGCGGCGCTCAGCTGGGGGACGAGAGTCTGATCGG CAAGATGATGGACGTGTGCGGCGAGGCCGAGAGCAGGCTGGCGAGCGAACTGATGCAGCACGAAGTGCAGATCGAGCGAGACGTCCTGGATCCTCTCAACGCGCTGGCCGAG GTTGAGATACCCAACATACTAAAACAGAGGAAGCAACTGGCCAAACTGGTCCTGGACTACGACTCAGCCAAGACCAG GTGGTACCAAGCAACCAAGTCTAGCAACCAGGCCATGGCAGCCAAGGTGGACCCCCTCAAGGATGAGATGGACGAGGCTCTGaacaaagtggaaatgtgtaaA GACCAGTTATCGGCAGACATGTACAACTTTGCGTCCAAAGAAGGAGACTATGCACGCCATTATCTCATG TTACTGGAGGCCCAGGCAGACTACCACAGAAGGTCTCTGGCAGCTCTGGAGCAAGCTATACCGAGTATTCAATTACAGCAAG ACTCCTGGACGGAGAAGCCGGCGTTCGGCACGGCCCTGGAGGAGCACCTGAAGCGGAGTAACCGTGACATCGCGCTGCCCATCGAGGCCTGCGTCATGATGCTGCTGGAGACGGGCATGAAGGAAGAG GGTTTGTTCCGAATAGCAGCGGGAGCTTCAAAACTAAAAAAGCTGAAAGCCGCGCTGGACTGTTCCACTTCCCAACTGGAAGAGTTCTACTCCGACCCCCACGCCGTCGCCG GAGCCCTGAAGTCGTACCTCAGGGAACTTCCGGAACCTCTCATGACCTTTGGCCTGTACGACGAGTGGACGCAGGCATCCAA tgtgTCCGACCCTGACAAGAGACTTCAGGCTTTGTGGGTGACGTGTGACCGTTTGCCGAAGACTCACAAAGCCAACTTTAG GTACCTGGTGAAGTTTCTGGCCAAACTGGCTCAAGAGCGCGACGTCAACAAAATGTCCCCCAGCAACATCGCCATCGTCCTGGGCCCCAACCTGCTGTGGGCGAAGACGGAGGG GACGCTGGCGGAAATGGCTGCGGCGACGTCGGTCCACGCGGTCGCCATCATTGAGCCGATCATCCAGCACGCCGATTGGTTCTTTCCTGAAG AGGTGGACTTCGACGTGTCGGGCATGTTCGCCATGCCCGTCCACCCGGCGGCGTCGGACCCGGAGCTCGAGAGGAAGCGCCCCGGCAGCCTGGTGGGGCAAGACGGGGACGCTCACCCTCCCCGCAAAGACAG ACGGCGGCCTGGACCTAAAGGGGGTCAAACGAGCGTGGATCCCGGAGGTGACGGCGGGCCAACCAGCGGAGCCCCCCGCCGACCCCGACCTACAGGCGGAGAACACCTCGTTGTGAGCGGGACATCGTACCAGCTCGGCGCCGCTCGACTCTT
- the arhgap17b gene encoding rho GTPase-activating protein 17b isoform X3, producing the protein MKKQFNRMRQLANQTVGRAEKTEVLSDDLLQIERRMELVRFMSHNAHKRLVSCLQGQLGTDTEKRHKKLPLTALSQAMQEGGAQLGDESLIGKMMDVCGEAESRLASELMQHEVQIERDVLDPLNALAEVEIPNILKQRKQLAKLVLDYDSAKTRWYQATKSSNQAMAAKVDPLKDEMDEALNKVEMCKDQLSADMYNFASKEGDYARHYLMLLEAQADYHRRSLAALEQAIPSIQLQQDSWTEKPAFGTALEEHLKRSNRDIALPIEACVMMLLETGMKEEGLFRIAAGASKLKKLKAALDCSTSQLEEFYSDPHAVAGALKSYLRELPEPLMTFGLYDEWTQASNVSDPDKRLQALWVTCDRLPKTHKANFRYLVKFLAKLAQERDVNKMSPSNIAIVLGPNLLWAKTEGTLAEMAAATSVHAVAIIEPIIQHADWFFPEAQPGSSHPPRLRRGTVRSTSRPGRRNPRVAPGGPALTWSAEAPRNRRRHRPSKPVPSPLSPSTKVQRPRTTRPSPRGATRAKKAPSTRRRATRPHSRRRRPGRPPRPTRRLTTAPSPSRPPTSTARSPAPPGRRPSRDPGPTCRRPRNPPSATAAMASWAPLRRSSQTAAWT; encoded by the exons ATCGAGAGGCGCATGGAGCTGGTGCGCTTCATGTCGCACAACGCGCACAAGAGGCTGGTGTCCTGTCTGCAGGGCCAGCTGGGCACCGACACGGAGAAGAGACAC AAAAAGTTGCCCCTGACGGCGTTGTCTCAGGCCATGCAAGAGGGCGGCGCTCAGCTGGGGGACGAGAGTCTGATCGG CAAGATGATGGACGTGTGCGGCGAGGCCGAGAGCAGGCTGGCGAGCGAACTGATGCAGCACGAAGTGCAGATCGAGCGAGACGTCCTGGATCCTCTCAACGCGCTGGCCGAG GTTGAGATACCCAACATACTAAAACAGAGGAAGCAACTGGCCAAACTGGTCCTGGACTACGACTCAGCCAAGACCAG GTGGTACCAAGCAACCAAGTCTAGCAACCAGGCCATGGCAGCCAAGGTGGACCCCCTCAAGGATGAGATGGACGAGGCTCTGaacaaagtggaaatgtgtaaA GACCAGTTATCGGCAGACATGTACAACTTTGCGTCCAAAGAAGGAGACTATGCACGCCATTATCTCATG TTACTGGAGGCCCAGGCAGACTACCACAGAAGGTCTCTGGCAGCTCTGGAGCAAGCTATACCGAGTATTCAATTACAGCAAG ACTCCTGGACGGAGAAGCCGGCGTTCGGCACGGCCCTGGAGGAGCACCTGAAGCGGAGTAACCGTGACATCGCGCTGCCCATCGAGGCCTGCGTCATGATGCTGCTGGAGACGGGCATGAAGGAAGAG GGTTTGTTCCGAATAGCAGCGGGAGCTTCAAAACTAAAAAAGCTGAAAGCCGCGCTGGACTGTTCCACTTCCCAACTGGAAGAGTTCTACTCCGACCCCCACGCCGTCGCCG GAGCCCTGAAGTCGTACCTCAGGGAACTTCCGGAACCTCTCATGACCTTTGGCCTGTACGACGAGTGGACGCAGGCATCCAA tgtgTCCGACCCTGACAAGAGACTTCAGGCTTTGTGGGTGACGTGTGACCGTTTGCCGAAGACTCACAAAGCCAACTTTAG GTACCTGGTGAAGTTTCTGGCCAAACTGGCTCAAGAGCGCGACGTCAACAAAATGTCCCCCAGCAACATCGCCATCGTCCTGGGCCCCAACCTGCTGTGGGCGAAGACGGAGGG GACGCTGGCGGAAATGGCTGCGGCGACGTCGGTCCACGCGGTCGCCATCATTGAGCCGATCATCCAGCACGCCGATTGGTTCTTTCCTGAAG CCCAGCCCGGGAGCTCACATCCACCCCGCCTCCGCAGAGGAACGGTTCGGTCCACCTCACGGCCGGGGCGCCGCAATCCCAGGGTGGCTCCAGGGGGCCCAGCCCTCACATGGTCCGCAGAG GCACCAAGAAACAGGCGCCGGCACCGCCCAAGCAAGCCAGTCCCTTCGCCTCTCAGTCCGTCAACCAAAGTTCAACGTCCCCGCACCACCCGCCCGTCGCCCCGAGGCGCCACCCGGGCAAAGAAAGCCCCATCCACGCGCCGCCGAGCCACCCGCCCCCACAGCCGCCGTCGCCGCCCAGGACGCCCACCCCGCCCGACACGCCGCCTCACGACGGCCCCTTCTCCCAGCCGCCCGCCTACCAGTACGGCTCGCTCCCCCGCCCCTCCCGGCCGGCGCCCAAGCCGAGACCCCGGCCCAACATGCCGCCGCCCCCGCAACCCGCCGTCAGCGACGGCTGCAATGGCCTCTTGGGCTCCGCTTCGAAGATCATCACAG ACGGCGGCCTGGACCTAA
- the arhgap17b gene encoding rho GTPase-activating protein 17b isoform X2 has protein sequence MELVRFMSHNAHKRLVSCLQGQLGTDTEKRHKKLPLTALSQAMQEGGAQLGDESLIGKMMDVCGEAESRLASELMQHEVQIERDVLDPLNALAEVEIPNILKQRKQLAKLVLDYDSAKTRWYQATKSSNQAMAAKVDPLKDEMDEALNKVEMCKDQLSADMYNFASKEGDYARHYLMLLEAQADYHRRSLAALEQAIPSIQLQQDSWTEKPAFGTALEEHLKRSNRDIALPIEACVMMLLETGMKEEGLFRIAAGASKLKKLKAALDCSTSQLEEFYSDPHAVAGALKSYLRELPEPLMTFGLYDEWTQASNVSDPDKRLQALWVTCDRLPKTHKANFRYLVKFLAKLAQERDVNKMSPSNIAIVLGPNLLWAKTEGTLAEMAAATSVHAVAIIEPIIQHADWFFPEEVDFDVSGMFAMPVHPAASDPELERKRPGSLVGQDGDAHPPRKDSPARELTSTPPPQRNGSVHLTAGAPQSQGGSRGPSPHMVRRGTKKQAPAPPKQASPFASQSVNQSSTSPHHPPVAPRRHPGKESPIHAPPSHPPPQPPSPPRTPTPPDTPPHDGPFSQPPAYQYGSLPRPSRPAPKPRPRPNMPPPPQPAVSDGCNGLLGSASKIITDGGLDLKGVKRAWIPEVTAGQPAEPPADPDLQAENTSL, from the exons ATGGAGCTGGTGCGCTTCATGTCGCACAACGCGCACAAGAGGCTGGTGTCCTGTCTGCAGGGCCAGCTGGGCACCGACACGGAGAAGAGACAC AAAAAGTTGCCCCTGACGGCGTTGTCTCAGGCCATGCAAGAGGGCGGCGCTCAGCTGGGGGACGAGAGTCTGATCGG CAAGATGATGGACGTGTGCGGCGAGGCCGAGAGCAGGCTGGCGAGCGAACTGATGCAGCACGAAGTGCAGATCGAGCGAGACGTCCTGGATCCTCTCAACGCGCTGGCCGAG GTTGAGATACCCAACATACTAAAACAGAGGAAGCAACTGGCCAAACTGGTCCTGGACTACGACTCAGCCAAGACCAG GTGGTACCAAGCAACCAAGTCTAGCAACCAGGCCATGGCAGCCAAGGTGGACCCCCTCAAGGATGAGATGGACGAGGCTCTGaacaaagtggaaatgtgtaaA GACCAGTTATCGGCAGACATGTACAACTTTGCGTCCAAAGAAGGAGACTATGCACGCCATTATCTCATG TTACTGGAGGCCCAGGCAGACTACCACAGAAGGTCTCTGGCAGCTCTGGAGCAAGCTATACCGAGTATTCAATTACAGCAAG ACTCCTGGACGGAGAAGCCGGCGTTCGGCACGGCCCTGGAGGAGCACCTGAAGCGGAGTAACCGTGACATCGCGCTGCCCATCGAGGCCTGCGTCATGATGCTGCTGGAGACGGGCATGAAGGAAGAG GGTTTGTTCCGAATAGCAGCGGGAGCTTCAAAACTAAAAAAGCTGAAAGCCGCGCTGGACTGTTCCACTTCCCAACTGGAAGAGTTCTACTCCGACCCCCACGCCGTCGCCG GAGCCCTGAAGTCGTACCTCAGGGAACTTCCGGAACCTCTCATGACCTTTGGCCTGTACGACGAGTGGACGCAGGCATCCAA tgtgTCCGACCCTGACAAGAGACTTCAGGCTTTGTGGGTGACGTGTGACCGTTTGCCGAAGACTCACAAAGCCAACTTTAG GTACCTGGTGAAGTTTCTGGCCAAACTGGCTCAAGAGCGCGACGTCAACAAAATGTCCCCCAGCAACATCGCCATCGTCCTGGGCCCCAACCTGCTGTGGGCGAAGACGGAGGG GACGCTGGCGGAAATGGCTGCGGCGACGTCGGTCCACGCGGTCGCCATCATTGAGCCGATCATCCAGCACGCCGATTGGTTCTTTCCTGAAG AGGTGGACTTCGACGTGTCGGGCATGTTCGCCATGCCCGTCCACCCGGCGGCGTCGGACCCGGAGCTCGAGAGGAAGCGCCCCGGCAGCCTGGTGGGGCAAGACGGGGACGCTCACCCTCCCCGCAAAGACAG CCCAGCCCGGGAGCTCACATCCACCCCGCCTCCGCAGAGGAACGGTTCGGTCCACCTCACGGCCGGGGCGCCGCAATCCCAGGGTGGCTCCAGGGGGCCCAGCCCTCACATGGTCCGCAGAG GCACCAAGAAACAGGCGCCGGCACCGCCCAAGCAAGCCAGTCCCTTCGCCTCTCAGTCCGTCAACCAAAGTTCAACGTCCCCGCACCACCCGCCCGTCGCCCCGAGGCGCCACCCGGGCAAAGAAAGCCCCATCCACGCGCCGCCGAGCCACCCGCCCCCACAGCCGCCGTCGCCGCCCAGGACGCCCACCCCGCCCGACACGCCGCCTCACGACGGCCCCTTCTCCCAGCCGCCCGCCTACCAGTACGGCTCGCTCCCCCGCCCCTCCCGGCCGGCGCCCAAGCCGAGACCCCGGCCCAACATGCCGCCGCCCCCGCAACCCGCCGTCAGCGACGGCTGCAATGGCCTCTTGGGCTCCGCTTCGAAGATCATCACAG ACGGCGGCCTGGACCTAAAGGGGGTCAAACGAGCGTGGATCCCGGAGGTGACGGCGGGCCAACCAGCGGAGCCCCCCGCCGACCCCGACCTACAGGCGGAGAACACCTCGTTGTGA
- the arhgap17b gene encoding rho GTPase-activating protein 17b isoform X1, with translation MKKQFNRMRQLANQTVGRAEKTEVLSDDLLQIERRMELVRFMSHNAHKRLVSCLQGQLGTDTEKRHKKLPLTALSQAMQEGGAQLGDESLIGKMMDVCGEAESRLASELMQHEVQIERDVLDPLNALAEVEIPNILKQRKQLAKLVLDYDSAKTRWYQATKSSNQAMAAKVDPLKDEMDEALNKVEMCKDQLSADMYNFASKEGDYARHYLMLLEAQADYHRRSLAALEQAIPSIQLQQDSWTEKPAFGTALEEHLKRSNRDIALPIEACVMMLLETGMKEEGLFRIAAGASKLKKLKAALDCSTSQLEEFYSDPHAVAGALKSYLRELPEPLMTFGLYDEWTQASNVSDPDKRLQALWVTCDRLPKTHKANFRYLVKFLAKLAQERDVNKMSPSNIAIVLGPNLLWAKTEGTLAEMAAATSVHAVAIIEPIIQHADWFFPEEVDFDVSGMFAMPVHPAASDPELERKRPGSLVGQDGDAHPPRKDSPARELTSTPPPQRNGSVHLTAGAPQSQGGSRGPSPHMVRRGTKKQAPAPPKQASPFASQSVNQSSTSPHHPPVAPRRHPGKESPIHAPPSHPPPQPPSPPRTPTPPDTPPHDGPFSQPPAYQYGSLPRPSRPAPKPRPRPNMPPPPQPAVSDGCNGLLGSASKIITDGGLDLKGVKRAWIPEVTAGQPAEPPADPDLQAENTSL, from the exons ATCGAGAGGCGCATGGAGCTGGTGCGCTTCATGTCGCACAACGCGCACAAGAGGCTGGTGTCCTGTCTGCAGGGCCAGCTGGGCACCGACACGGAGAAGAGACAC AAAAAGTTGCCCCTGACGGCGTTGTCTCAGGCCATGCAAGAGGGCGGCGCTCAGCTGGGGGACGAGAGTCTGATCGG CAAGATGATGGACGTGTGCGGCGAGGCCGAGAGCAGGCTGGCGAGCGAACTGATGCAGCACGAAGTGCAGATCGAGCGAGACGTCCTGGATCCTCTCAACGCGCTGGCCGAG GTTGAGATACCCAACATACTAAAACAGAGGAAGCAACTGGCCAAACTGGTCCTGGACTACGACTCAGCCAAGACCAG GTGGTACCAAGCAACCAAGTCTAGCAACCAGGCCATGGCAGCCAAGGTGGACCCCCTCAAGGATGAGATGGACGAGGCTCTGaacaaagtggaaatgtgtaaA GACCAGTTATCGGCAGACATGTACAACTTTGCGTCCAAAGAAGGAGACTATGCACGCCATTATCTCATG TTACTGGAGGCCCAGGCAGACTACCACAGAAGGTCTCTGGCAGCTCTGGAGCAAGCTATACCGAGTATTCAATTACAGCAAG ACTCCTGGACGGAGAAGCCGGCGTTCGGCACGGCCCTGGAGGAGCACCTGAAGCGGAGTAACCGTGACATCGCGCTGCCCATCGAGGCCTGCGTCATGATGCTGCTGGAGACGGGCATGAAGGAAGAG GGTTTGTTCCGAATAGCAGCGGGAGCTTCAAAACTAAAAAAGCTGAAAGCCGCGCTGGACTGTTCCACTTCCCAACTGGAAGAGTTCTACTCCGACCCCCACGCCGTCGCCG GAGCCCTGAAGTCGTACCTCAGGGAACTTCCGGAACCTCTCATGACCTTTGGCCTGTACGACGAGTGGACGCAGGCATCCAA tgtgTCCGACCCTGACAAGAGACTTCAGGCTTTGTGGGTGACGTGTGACCGTTTGCCGAAGACTCACAAAGCCAACTTTAG GTACCTGGTGAAGTTTCTGGCCAAACTGGCTCAAGAGCGCGACGTCAACAAAATGTCCCCCAGCAACATCGCCATCGTCCTGGGCCCCAACCTGCTGTGGGCGAAGACGGAGGG GACGCTGGCGGAAATGGCTGCGGCGACGTCGGTCCACGCGGTCGCCATCATTGAGCCGATCATCCAGCACGCCGATTGGTTCTTTCCTGAAG AGGTGGACTTCGACGTGTCGGGCATGTTCGCCATGCCCGTCCACCCGGCGGCGTCGGACCCGGAGCTCGAGAGGAAGCGCCCCGGCAGCCTGGTGGGGCAAGACGGGGACGCTCACCCTCCCCGCAAAGACAG CCCAGCCCGGGAGCTCACATCCACCCCGCCTCCGCAGAGGAACGGTTCGGTCCACCTCACGGCCGGGGCGCCGCAATCCCAGGGTGGCTCCAGGGGGCCCAGCCCTCACATGGTCCGCAGAG GCACCAAGAAACAGGCGCCGGCACCGCCCAAGCAAGCCAGTCCCTTCGCCTCTCAGTCCGTCAACCAAAGTTCAACGTCCCCGCACCACCCGCCCGTCGCCCCGAGGCGCCACCCGGGCAAAGAAAGCCCCATCCACGCGCCGCCGAGCCACCCGCCCCCACAGCCGCCGTCGCCGCCCAGGACGCCCACCCCGCCCGACACGCCGCCTCACGACGGCCCCTTCTCCCAGCCGCCCGCCTACCAGTACGGCTCGCTCCCCCGCCCCTCCCGGCCGGCGCCCAAGCCGAGACCCCGGCCCAACATGCCGCCGCCCCCGCAACCCGCCGTCAGCGACGGCTGCAATGGCCTCTTGGGCTCCGCTTCGAAGATCATCACAG ACGGCGGCCTGGACCTAAAGGGGGTCAAACGAGCGTGGATCCCGGAGGTGACGGCGGGCCAACCAGCGGAGCCCCCCGCCGACCCCGACCTACAGGCGGAGAACACCTCGTTGTGA
- the arhgap17b gene encoding rho GTPase-activating protein 17b isoform X5: MKKQFNRMRQLANQTVGRAEKTEVLSDDLLQIERRMELVRFMSHNAHKRLVSCLQGQLGTDTEKRHKKLPLTALSQAMQEGGAQLGDESLIGKMMDVCGEAESRLASELMQHEVQIERDVLDPLNALAEVEIPNILKQRKQLAKLVLDYDSAKTRWYQATKSSNQAMAAKVDPLKDEMDEALNKVEMCKDQLSADMYNFASKEGDYARHYLMLLEAQADYHRRSLAALEQAIPSIQLQQDSWTEKPAFGTALEEHLKRSNRDIALPIEACVMMLLETGMKEEGLFRIAAGASKLKKLKAALDCSTSQLEEFYSDPHAVAGALKSYLRELPEPLMTFGLYDEWTQASNVSDPDKRLQALWVTCDRLPKTHKANFRYLVKFLAKLAQERDVNKMSPSNIAIVLGPNLLWAKTEGTLAEMAAATSVHAVAIIEPIIQHADWFFPEEVDFDVSGMFAMPVHPAASDPELERKRPGSLVGQDGDAHPPRKDSPARLEPAPRLESSRG; encoded by the exons ATCGAGAGGCGCATGGAGCTGGTGCGCTTCATGTCGCACAACGCGCACAAGAGGCTGGTGTCCTGTCTGCAGGGCCAGCTGGGCACCGACACGGAGAAGAGACAC AAAAAGTTGCCCCTGACGGCGTTGTCTCAGGCCATGCAAGAGGGCGGCGCTCAGCTGGGGGACGAGAGTCTGATCGG CAAGATGATGGACGTGTGCGGCGAGGCCGAGAGCAGGCTGGCGAGCGAACTGATGCAGCACGAAGTGCAGATCGAGCGAGACGTCCTGGATCCTCTCAACGCGCTGGCCGAG GTTGAGATACCCAACATACTAAAACAGAGGAAGCAACTGGCCAAACTGGTCCTGGACTACGACTCAGCCAAGACCAG GTGGTACCAAGCAACCAAGTCTAGCAACCAGGCCATGGCAGCCAAGGTGGACCCCCTCAAGGATGAGATGGACGAGGCTCTGaacaaagtggaaatgtgtaaA GACCAGTTATCGGCAGACATGTACAACTTTGCGTCCAAAGAAGGAGACTATGCACGCCATTATCTCATG TTACTGGAGGCCCAGGCAGACTACCACAGAAGGTCTCTGGCAGCTCTGGAGCAAGCTATACCGAGTATTCAATTACAGCAAG ACTCCTGGACGGAGAAGCCGGCGTTCGGCACGGCCCTGGAGGAGCACCTGAAGCGGAGTAACCGTGACATCGCGCTGCCCATCGAGGCCTGCGTCATGATGCTGCTGGAGACGGGCATGAAGGAAGAG GGTTTGTTCCGAATAGCAGCGGGAGCTTCAAAACTAAAAAAGCTGAAAGCCGCGCTGGACTGTTCCACTTCCCAACTGGAAGAGTTCTACTCCGACCCCCACGCCGTCGCCG GAGCCCTGAAGTCGTACCTCAGGGAACTTCCGGAACCTCTCATGACCTTTGGCCTGTACGACGAGTGGACGCAGGCATCCAA tgtgTCCGACCCTGACAAGAGACTTCAGGCTTTGTGGGTGACGTGTGACCGTTTGCCGAAGACTCACAAAGCCAACTTTAG GTACCTGGTGAAGTTTCTGGCCAAACTGGCTCAAGAGCGCGACGTCAACAAAATGTCCCCCAGCAACATCGCCATCGTCCTGGGCCCCAACCTGCTGTGGGCGAAGACGGAGGG GACGCTGGCGGAAATGGCTGCGGCGACGTCGGTCCACGCGGTCGCCATCATTGAGCCGATCATCCAGCACGCCGATTGGTTCTTTCCTGAAG AGGTGGACTTCGACGTGTCGGGCATGTTCGCCATGCCCGTCCACCCGGCGGCGTCGGACCCGGAGCTCGAGAGGAAGCGCCCCGGCAGCCTGGTGGGGCAAGACGGGGACGCTCACCCTCCCCGCAAAGACAG CCCAGCCCGCTTAGAGCCGGCACCTCGATTAGAAAGCAGCCGCGGCTAA